The Chaetodon trifascialis isolate fChaTrf1 chromosome 16, fChaTrf1.hap1, whole genome shotgun sequence genome includes a region encoding these proteins:
- the myl10 gene encoding myosin regulatory light chain 10 isoform X2 — MCFRVQTVQNQGGGAAPQTSSSVSPPSASELQACFASSACGQKCPLTTPISDVTWSWRTPECQCVEAPKKAKKKTTEAGSNVFSMFEQSQIQEFKEAFTIMDQNRDGFIDKGDLRDTYAALGRLNVGNDELDEMMKEAPGPINFTIFLAMFGEKLKGTDPEETILNAFKIFDPEGKGVLRGEDIKYHLMSQADKFTEDEVNQMFTNFPLDVAGNLDYKNLCYVITHGEDKEQE, encoded by the exons ATGTGTTTCAGAGTCCAGACTGTTCAGAATCAGGGTGGAGGAGCTGCACCACAGAcgagcagcagtgtttctccACCCTCTGCTTCAGAGCTTCAGGCCTGCTTCGCCTCCTCTGCATGTGGTCAGAAGTGTCCTCTAACCACTCCCATCAGTGATGTCACGTGGTCCTGGAGAACACCTGAGTGTCAGTGCGTGGAG GCACCGAAGAAGGCGAAGAAGAAGACGACCGAGGCAGGATCCAACGTCTTCAGCATGTTTGAGCAGTCACAGATCCAAGAGTTCAAGGAG GCCTTCACCATCATGGACCAGAACAGAGACGGTTTCATTGACAAGGGGGACCTGAGAGACACGTACGCTGCCCTCG gtCGTCTCAATGTTGGTAACGATGAGCTGGATGAGATGATGAAGGAGGCTCCTGGACCCATCAACTTCACCATCTTCCTAGCCATGTTTGGTGAGAAGCTCAAAG GAACTGACCCGGAGGAAACCATCCTGAACGCCTTCAAGATCTTTGACCCTGAAGGAAAAGGCgtcctgagaggagagga CATCAAGTATCACCTGATGTCTCAGGCCGACAAGTTCACCGAGGACGAG gtaaACCAGATGTTCACAAACTTTCCTCTGGACGTTGCTGGAAACCTGGACTATAAGAACCTGTGCTACGTGATCACTCATGGAGAGGACAAAGAGCAGGAGTGA
- the myl10 gene encoding myosin regulatory light chain 10 isoform X1: MITSKWLISIAAGRRGGKVLTCCGRSTFTLRLILQSPRPRNDPPRPSVDHQTEKHRRRAANSRFPPSLSTDRDIGRQPPPLSWQRDAPKKAKKKTTEAGSNVFSMFEQSQIQEFKEAFTIMDQNRDGFIDKGDLRDTYAALGRLNVGNDELDEMMKEAPGPINFTIFLAMFGEKLKGTDPEETILNAFKIFDPEGKGVLRGEDIKYHLMSQADKFTEDEVNQMFTNFPLDVAGNLDYKNLCYVITHGEDKEQE; the protein is encoded by the exons ATGATTACATCGAAGTGGCTGATCAGCATCGCTGCCGGGAGGCGCGGAGGAAAGGTGCTTACCTGCTGCGGCAGATCAACGTTCACACTCCGGCTCATTCTTCAGAGTCCGCGTCCACGAAACGATCCGCCGAGGCCGAGCGTCGACCACCAGACCGAGAAGCACCGAAGGAGAGCCGCTAATTCCCGctttcctccatccctctccacCGACAGAGACATCGGCCGTCAGCCTCCACCCCTCAGCTGGCAGAGAGAC GCACCGAAGAAGGCGAAGAAGAAGACGACCGAGGCAGGATCCAACGTCTTCAGCATGTTTGAGCAGTCACAGATCCAAGAGTTCAAGGAG GCCTTCACCATCATGGACCAGAACAGAGACGGTTTCATTGACAAGGGGGACCTGAGAGACACGTACGCTGCCCTCG gtCGTCTCAATGTTGGTAACGATGAGCTGGATGAGATGATGAAGGAGGCTCCTGGACCCATCAACTTCACCATCTTCCTAGCCATGTTTGGTGAGAAGCTCAAAG GAACTGACCCGGAGGAAACCATCCTGAACGCCTTCAAGATCTTTGACCCTGAAGGAAAAGGCgtcctgagaggagagga CATCAAGTATCACCTGATGTCTCAGGCCGACAAGTTCACCGAGGACGAG gtaaACCAGATGTTCACAAACTTTCCTCTGGACGTTGCTGGAAACCTGGACTATAAGAACCTGTGCTACGTGATCACTCATGGAGAGGACAAAGAGCAGGAGTGA
- the kctd7 gene encoding BTB/POZ domain-containing protein KCTD7, with the protein MQQNGSSGSNGSDGCGRDRQTLSFSPLPAATTRVRRFIQERRTLPLPRVMVVFSPAGDTDKPGDAMSSSDSAEDDFRKPASPAPNFPLSKPLRPALNTQEQEFPEVISLNVGGTYFTTRLSTLRRFEDTMLAAMFSGRHYIPRDAEGRYFIDRDGTYFGDILNFLREGELPHRDRVRAVHREAQYYSIGPLLDSLEDTQPLTGEKVRQAFLDLLPYYKENLERIVEIAKLRAMQKKARFAKLKICVYKEEMPITPYERPLFNSLRFERSDSEAKLFEHHCEVDVSFGPWEAVADVYDLLHCIVSDLAERGITAEQQCIGVCDKHLINHYYCKRPIYEFKITWW; encoded by the exons ATGCAGCAGAATGGCTCGAGCGGTTCCAACGGCTCTGATGGCTGCGGCAGGGATCGGCAGACTCTGTCCTTCAGCCCGCTGCCCGCCGCGACGACACGGGTGAGGAGGTTCATCCAGGAGCGGCGGACGCTGCCTCTACCCAGAGTGATGGTGGTGTTCTCGCCCGCGGGGGACACCGACAAACCGGGCGATGCCATGTCCAGCTCGGACTCTGCGGAGGACGATTTCCGAAAGCCGGCCTCCCCAGCACCGAACTTCCCCCTGAGCAAGCCGCTCCGCCCCGCGCTGAACACGCAGGAGCAGGAG TTTCCAGAGGTCATCTCTCTGAATGTTGGGGGCACATATTTCACCACTCGTCTCTCCACCCTGCGGCGTTTTGAGGACACCATGTTGGCCGCCATGTTCAGCGGGCGTCATTACATCCCTCGTGATGCTGAGGGGCGCTACTTCATCGATCGGGATGGAACATATTTTGG GGACATCCTGAACTTCCTGCGGGAAGGCGAGCTTCCTCACAGGGACCGAGTGCGAGCGGTGCACCGAGAGGCTCAGTATTACTCCATCGGGCCGCTGCTGGACAGCCTGGAGGACACTCAGCCGCTCACCGGGGAGAAAGTTCGACAGGCCTTCCTCGATCTGCTGCCCTACTACAAAG agaatCTGGAGCGAATCGTGGAGATCGCCAAACTGAGGGCGATGCAGAAGAAGGCGCGCTTCGCCAAGCTGAAGATCTGCGTCTACAAGGAGGAGATGCCCATCACGCCGTACGAGCGGCCTCTCTTTAACTCTCTGCGCTTCGAGCGCTCGGACAGCGAGGCCAAGCTGTTCGAGCATCACTGCGAGGTGGACGTTTCCTTCGGGCCGTGGGAGGCGGTGGCGGACGTCTACGACCTGCTGCACTGCATCGTCAGCGACCTCGCCGAGCGCGGCATCACCGCCGAGCAGCAGTGCATCGGCGTCTGCGACAAGCACCTCATCAACCATTACTACTGCAAGAGGCCCATCTACGAGTTTAAGATCACGTGGTGGTGA